In the Glycine max cultivar Williams 82 chromosome 19, Glycine_max_v4.0, whole genome shotgun sequence genome, aatgGGAGCTTGTGCTCCTTCCCCAAGTTTAATGTCGAAAAGGTCTGGAAGTGAAAGATCCAAATTGTCCAGCCTGAAAGTTCCAGAGAttttcttttgggtcttccacATCCACAAGTTGAATGACTAATAAATGCTCTAAGGTTTCACCACAAATCGTTATTGTCCATTGCCTAGCCacgtaaattaaattgaaatattttgtttctctcCTTAATTCGTTCACCaataaatgtaaaaactgaaaaaagaaaaaagttatggTCCTCCTAGTTACTTATTTATGTGGCCATCTAAGCCTTCGTCTCCATCTTTCCAGTAGAGTAGAAGTGTGATtagaaaattcatttaaatttgttttgcaTAAATATTTCAGAGTGTTTGTCAAAATAGTTTATTATTAGctgcttatttatttattctcttttagAAAAAAGCTGTTTATTTATTGGAATTTTCACGAtggtttatgaaaaataaattataacttatgTGAAAAAGTTTAATCTTCTTATCTCCTCTGTAATTatagaattaatttaaatttatacataagtGCTTATATGATAACCACTTAATAAATAGTgttaaattaagttgtttatTCTAACACTCTCTTCTTATCACTTGTAAGTTACTATAAGTTTGGGTATGTAAAAttacccttttttttctcttttgaattTTTACTTTGTTAGATATTGGAAAATGTATGTAACGTTTGTGCGTCACTTGAGTTTAGCCTTCGAATTGAGTgaatatatacataaataaaaacatcattCATTCATGgtttattaatattatgagttttattttcataaagtattaatgtaaaaacttttatattatcaattaagtaATAGTTGGCtgtgcagtaaaaaaaatgattagtaGTTGTAatatatagtatttttaaaataatgactaCAAAACTCAATAATCTTATggcatataataatttataattaaatataaaaagtaattatagTGTCAGTGTGTCTACTATTAATggtgattatatttttatcaatttattttgatcCATTGGTTAATACGattgtacattttttacatacattttatcaatttatttttgtcttaatgTGATTACATTCTAGTTGAGGGGCTTCATTTTGTAGCCCATATGCTTAAATCCAATTCCTAATTTTCCCAGCCATATTTCATCATTCGGCTCTTAAACAGTGACACAATTCAACTTTGGGGGTGGACGAAGATTTTGGGGTTGCTCCAAGCGCAGAAGCCGtcatttgcttttcttttttcttggtaAGCTGCATTATTTGATCTCTGTTTGCAACTTGTTgcttttggtcatttgtttgCAATTTATTCCATAATATGCAATTAATAtccactttttaatttttaaatttaataactcGACTCCTTATGAAAACACAGACACTCATGCTGCAAAATTcttgtttaaattattgttatgGAATAATGAGAAATGTATATTTGTCAAGTGATATCAAGCTCTTTCGAGAATTACTTGGCTTCGAAGTTGAATCCCATCTAGGCATTCTACTTGTCCTTTGACCAACCCTTGTTAGGCCGTAGCAGCATGTCAAGGCGTGTTAGAACGAAGctgaatatattaaataaaatgattacTGTTTATATTTGATATGTTTGGTTATAttccactaaaaaaaatttagaaagaaagaataaaaacaagtcattccattatattttctttgtatGCCAAAGGCAAACCTATTCGGTTAATAAAATGTGTCAACTAACTTAGTTGACAAAGTTGATTTTAAGTATATGTAATTAAAGTTGATTTTAAGTCATTCCCACTATACTACAACGACAGTTAAACTATGCCTTCTTCCATATATTTTCAAATCAAGCATGTGCTTTTATTCTAGAAATTTTCTTTCCTTGACAAAGctcataaagaaaaatgtatttttttatttttcgttgGCACGCATATAAAAGCATTCTCAACGTGCATAatccaaagaaagaaagaaagagaaacgtgatttgaaaagaaaaaaaaatcttacgaAGGAGAAAAGGGGGATGGGGGTAGAGATAAGGAAATTGAtttgtacaaataaaaaatcattgcaGTGTTAggagtttcatttttttacatcCCCTAAAAATCTAGTGTggagtaaaataaaagaatgtcaTGATACAAACAAAGCAACAAGCGCTATTGCTCCATTATCCGTGTGATTACAAAATACaaaccaagaaaaaaattataacaatctctctctctctctcgtcgatctaaaaaattataaaagaatcaTAATATAAACAATCACTCTCTTTACCTTTTCAGTAAAAACACGTTTATTTTCTACTCCCAGTTCTACGTTTCACGTCAACTGGAGCTGTATGCCTCCCTGTTCGATGTGGGACACCATTTGAGTTTTTCAATGAAGGTGAAGGACCTAGAGGAGAAGAATGAACAGCACTCTTGCTgcaaatttgcaaaaaaaatatttatcaacatCCAATGGATActatacataattttataaaaaaaatatgaaatagacTTTAGTAGAGTACAAATTTATGCATTACCTCAACTCAGGGCTGTTTTTTGCTGCCTTAGACCTCATAGTCTTTGATCCAATTCCATTGGTCACGCTGCTAAGTTTGGAATGATTAAATTGCCAAAGTAAGTCAGGTTCTGAGGAATCACTGGTTGCAGCATCAAGCTCATCCATGTCATCTGAACCGGCAATGTTAAACTGATTGGCTCCCATGAACATATTATCGGATTGTTCTGAGTACATTTTGGGAGAATCTTTGAGGTATTTCTGATAAAAGGCCTCAGATAAGTTCCCATTGCTTGCTGCTTGCCAACATCCCAAGAGGTTCTCAGTTTTGTTTACATCTTGCTTGTTGACCATGACCTTATCAACCCATTCTCCAGAACCACCAGATTCTTTGTCATCCTCCCCATAGTTTTGTGCAAGACTATTGTTCACTGGGGGCCATGATGGTGAATTTGCTGATATCTCATCAAAATCAAAGCTCTGAGTTTTGAGCCTCACTGTGGTATTACTCCGAAGCTGCAGGATGAATCAAATTCCATCTCAGTTCAACATggaatagtaataataataacttaacaaatttttaataatgcCTCACTGTGATACTActtaaaatgataaatgtgTCTCAGAACATTTCATGCATGAATTGGCCCACAACTTTTATTAGTAAACACGTTTGTTCTACTTCCTAAACAAAGTAAAGTAAATAGTTGATTGAGTAAACAGATGAGTACTTTGATGATCCCATTGAATTATTAGTAACCATGTGTGTGTTcaaaaatcatatcaaatttttctaaaataaattctcTACACTATATTAGGATTTCTGTTTTCCTACAAGCATTAAATCATTTtgcacaaataataaattaaaatgatttatcaACATAAGAAAACCGCAAGCAAAAGAAGTACACATACTTCTATGTTGCCAACCTCAACCATTGGTTGCCGGCATCCAAGCTGATCCACAGCGTCAGGACCTCGCTGGTTTATATGATAAGGTGATAGCTCACTAGCCTTTGTTCTATGTTTTTCAGAGCTGCCCAAAAAAGAATGTTCTGATTCTCCTTCCTTTCTTGCCAGTGCTGCCTTGAGGCTGGCAATCTGAAACACAATTCAATAGTTAGACTTGATCGAAGTGGAAAAATGGAATTACTAAGGTTATTTATGAACAGAACCAGAAACTTTAGATTTGACAATCAACCTGTTCTTTGAGTTCTTTAACATCTGCACTATCTTTGTTTACTCGAGCAGCACCAAGTTCAACTGTGGCAACTCTTTCAGCAAATTTTAAGGTACTAATTGTTTCTCCAATAGCATCACTCTCTGGACTTATGTGAACAAACATTAGTGTCTTAGCCTGTCCTCCTGAAACAAACCAAACCAACATTATCAGAATTCCTAGGAATTGTACAACTTAAGGACAGAAAAGAATATAGCTGGAAAACCAACTTCTTAAACCTTACCAAGTGAATCTTGGAGTAGTTGtgtgagtttactatttctgtAAGGTACGTGAGAGTTTTTCTGAGCAAGGGAAGCAATGACATCTCCCAAAGCTGAAAGAGATTTGTTAATATGCTGTGCTTCTTTAAGTCTATCTCCTGTAGCCTCAGACTTATCCACTCTCTCACTTCCTGCCAAGTCAACCAAATGCATGCATCCACGAAGGATTGCTCCAGATGCCAAATCTCTTCCTTGAACATGAACAGTCAAGCAACTGCCAAATTGATATTTGGAAGAAGACAATGGTTAATTGTGTCCAAGAAATATCATCACAAAAACAAGAGTGAAGAGCAAGAaagtgaatataaaaaataccacACCTATGAGATCGGCTACTGCGGTCATTAAGGGCTGTTGCTCCAACAGCACGGTTCCTTTGACCAAGGTTCATTAGTTCAATAACATCAATAGTAGATGATACAGGGACAAGGCTTGCATCTGGCACGCTGAGTCCTTTTTGTGAACTACTTCGAATTTCTAATGTATCAATAGTTAAGGGCAGCACAATCAATGCTATGTGTGTTCTATAATATGTATAAATAGTCGATAGTGCATCCTGATTAAAACTTGTTTTCATTTATTAAGGGCAGCAGTAATTTTTGAGGTTATACAAAACCAAAGAGAATCAATTAACTGGTAAAAGGATATCTTTTGTTTGTTCCATCAGTGACCAGCAGATCCCTGACTTGCTCATTGTAAATCTCAATCATTTGAACAGAAACGTCATAGTGGACAGTGTCCCTCCTTTGATCTGCTATAAGAAACAAATCACTTAGAGCCCTGTAATTTACACCTTGGCTTTTCTCTGTGATCTCTTTGGGTCCAGTCTAcatgttaaaaacataaatcaGCAAATGatcattaaaaatttcatattttttctgcTTACATTGAAAAAAGTGCATATGGATCCTACCATAGTGTAAGTTTTTCCTGATCCTGTTTGGCCATATGCAAATATGCAAACATTAAAACCATCAAGAACAGACCTAACGAGTGGCTGCATATCTAGGAAGACCTCGGCTGCAACAGAagagaaaattttcaatttcactAAAACTATAAATCCTGGATATAATTGAAACCAAAAAGCAAACCAACCTTGGGTAGCAGATGGTCCAAAAATTTTGTTAAAGTTGAAGGACCTTCGTCCCTTCCCATTCTTTGAAGGAATATTAACTGTGATGGTTCCATCTTCTATATTTTCCACTGCACTCAAATGGTTTGATTGTCCAGGAAAGAAGGGTCTTACTCGACAGTACACCCTAATACTTCCTGATGGAACAAAGTTACTCATCTTAAttcacttgttagacaagtgacttcaataacttaaaaaggaagatgaattaagttttaaaattttcccctaataaactttaattatctctttaaataatatatgacaaatttaatatgaagaagaagaaaaatttaatcGATGTTCTTTAAATGCGCAAGACAAAATTAAATTGCAATAATATAAATCAGATAAGGGAAGTGAGAATTACAAACTcagtttatattggttcggtcACTTTTCGTCCTCAAGTAACTCACTTGAGATTTACATTATCCTtgtaaaattcttttacaacttcTCAACCACCTAGGGATCCCTTTTTCTTGTGTTCAGaaaaaactcacaaatcaagagaCTCACAACTCTATGTTTTGTGACTTAGTTGTTGTGACTTAGTTCTTTCTCTTACGTGGGTGTCAAATGGGGAGAGAGACTCATGTAAGAGGTAAAGGGTATATTTTTTCCTGAAAACTATTAAGCAATAAATTGCAAAACTTAAAGGGGGAGTACTCGTCTCGcaaatagaatattttttaaccatGCTTTCAGattgttgtcatcatcaaaaagggagagaatgtgaTTGCATATGTataaaggttttgatgatgtcaaagatagAAGTAACTCAAGTTTATTACAAgttcaagtcaaaatcaagtaAACAAAAGATCAAAaacttaattttcaaatttcatataaaaagtttttaaatatttttaacacttATTGAAAAAGTTCTttttactggtaatcgattaccaggagcTTCAATTACCAAAagccaaattattttaaaaagcttttcaggaagtttgaatttgaattttaagaagctataatcgattacattcaaattgaaaagacaTGACTCCTCATtaagtaattgtgtaatcaagTACCAAAGAtctataattgattaccagtgagaaaatttcaaaaataactctgaaaagtcacatcctTCCATGAATTTTTGAAAAGTCACCAAaagcctataaatatgtgacttgtctACGAAAATTTTCAGAGTGTTTTTCAGAACCTCattgtcttattctctcaaaaacaaacatttggtcaaacacttgcaaatcaattaaggattcttctaagttcttcaatttgtattattCTTCTCTAGAATAGAGATGAAGTTTCGTACTTAAAAAGAACTATAGTTGTGATCAAGAGAGATTGTGAGTCTCTTgatttatgagttttttttttaacacatggAAAAGAGATCTCTaggtggttcagaagttgtaaaagaattttacaAGTGAAAATCTAAAGTGAGTTGCTTGAAGACTGGACGACGTAGACAGGAAAAGTGATCGAatcagtataaattgagtttataattttttcttccctCATCTGATTTACATTATTGCAATTTAATTTTGTCTTGCGCATTTAAAGAGCATCGattaaattgtttatttcttctttttctgcatATTAAATTTGTCATATGTTatttaaagagagaattaaagtttgttttaaaaaaaatttaaaacttaattcaccccttttaagttattgagaccacttgtataacaaattttgggattaaaaaaataagaaaggcaTAAAGGCGTGAACCAAAAGCAACAAACCAACCAGTGATATTTATTACCCTTAAGATCCTGGACTTGATTGTATAGTTTGCGATTTTCTTCAAGAACTCTATGATATCCAGAAGCAGCATTAGCTAAGCCATGAATGTGCGTGCCTGGTATTACACATATTCAAGCTAATTAGTTACTTCTGGTAGTTAGCTTTCTACATTATTAATCAATCAGCAGGCAACAAAAAAAGGAGGAGAACAATAGAgcaaaaaacttaaaatgaaaaatcacaTATCCTTACCAAGATTGGAGAAGTCTTCGTGAAATTTCATTTGCATGAACTGCATACCATCTTTTGTGGAGTGAAGACTATGCCTTAGCTCCTACAATAAAATCAAGAACGGAAATATTTTAACTAACGTAGTAAGAAATTGCAAAGATTAAACATGATAAATATGAACTCATTCTCTACCTGAATTTCTCTTTGCTGCTGGTCGAAGAGCATTTGCTGCTTCATAAGTTGCCTTTGTGTTACCATAGTAGcaacttcatttttattaatgCAATCCTCTTTTTTCGTTACCACATGAATCTTCTTCTCCCCCTAATCACAAAATAGATGACTATAAGAATTAAAGCATTTTCAAGTTTAACTCAAGGTCCTGGAATATGTTAAACGCAAGGCATGTTACCTTTTTATCTGCCATAGCAGACCCGTTGCTCTGAGAAACGGGATCTCTTGAAGTTACTTTTGTCTAGGAAGTTACATGATAAGGACGAAAATCAACTTAAGAGCAAGTACTCTCTTGGAATGGGCTACATAACTAATAATATGACCAGCCAATTACCTAAAAACTAAGGACATTATGAGAAGGTGAAAATTGTCATACCTGTTCACCTTGGCTTGCAATTCGTTGCTCAAACTCCTCTACAACCTTGTTTAAAACAGATTCCACCAACTGTTCCATgcagaagaataaaaatattacaaataaacAACTAGTTTCAAAGGCACTCTTGCTCAGTGTTATGAATGACTATTCTGGAACTGATGCAGCAGGAGTCTAATGATGGGACTGTGAATGTGACATTGTTTCATGATAATAatgttataattttcaaaagcttttttttaatatgatagaGGCAAAAGAGACTAAAGTAAAACTAACAGATTCATAATCTATATAAGGTGCAAGTGTCTAGCTTAATTAGTATAGTTGTGAACTGTGatgaaattcaattgtgaaacACATAAAGTTACATATTCCCATACAGTTGGAACTTCTTCTGGCTTCTTATCCGATAAAATTGCCCGAACAAGCATACTCAAAGAGTGGGAACCAGACTGCAattatagaaatataaaaaatttcagtaGTTATGCTTTCTGTTAGCTACACACAAGTCCAGAGCAGGTACAAATGTCAAGAACCAAGATACCTACCATTTTAATAGACTCGACGTCAGAATTAAAAGCAGCAATAGATTTATCATTGAGCGACGAAGTCCTTGACAAGGAATTAGTAAATGGATCCGAATTTTTTCTCACAAAAGATTTTGAAGTCACAGTGGGTTTGAGATTTCCACCAAATTTCCACACACCATTTGACCCGCTCATTTTCCATTCACTGTAAGATTTCAGGGCCAACACGCAATTGACAATCCTAGATGATTTTCCTccctaaaataacaaataattcaGTAGAAAACCAAAACCAGTGTTATTAACAATGGAATTCACCATGATACAAATTGGTTACTTAAATAATAGTCGTAATAAGTATCTAATGCTTTATTCACATACTTGTTCCAGATCAGATGCCTCAAAGGTAGGAATTCCAATTTCTTGGACAGCTACCAGAAAATTCCTCACGTTTTCAAAATACTGATATGCGGTTAATGGTGCCCCATCAGGGATCAATGCAGAATCAACAGGACTCTCCACAACCTTAAAAAGAAGAATACActgtaaacaaacaaaaaccaaaatcttggaaaattaaactaaacaatgATCCGACTCACCTTGGGAACAGCCCCGGATTGAACTTTATTAATAACATTACAGAGAATAATCCCACTTCTCAAACCAAGCCTAAACTCTTCCTCAGAGGGCTCTGCTGGTAAATCTTTGGCTGCTACAACTCCAACCATTTTTCTCAACCACCCCGCCGCTTCATATCTTCTTGATGCTGCAATGTAAAGAATTTTTCATTTCAGGATAACTGATACAAAACCCAGATACCTTTAACAAATTGAAACTCATCAAAATTCAGTCAAACTCAAAGCAGCCACCACagacaaaaaaaatgctaaaagatgaattttcacacgttattattattattatgagcaATTCCAAAACTGAATTTTGATGGAACcccagaaaaaataataataatgggaaGGTACCAGCTTCTTCAGCTTTCCTAGATTCCAAATCAAGATCTTTGAGGCGAGGACCGTGCTGCTGAAGCACGTCCTCCACCACTGATGCCACAGAAAAGAACAACGCCGCCTCTGCCGCCATAACATGAACCACGAGAAagagttgttgttgttattaagaATGATATCCCTCACCACAGACCAAGAAGCTCATCAACATTGCACAATCTGATCCATGGGGTGGAGGAGGAAGAGAAAGCAGGGTTAGATATGcagagagaaacaaaagaaaaaaaaaagaatctgaTGTGAGGAACAGAGaatgaaggaagaaagaaaagaacaagtTTTAAAAGCGTGTGATCGTTTTGTCTCTGATATCATGATGCTATTCTATTGAGTGTTGTTgagatttctttctttctttttttctctttccatcTATGTTAGTTCCATTACCTTTAGcttttctcttttgttctcACCCTACAGATACAGATACGAAGTGGTACAACACAAGAGGGGAGAGGTAGTAGTTAGTTCGCTTTCAGTATCAAAATCCGCTTTATACTCACCACTCTCTCCTCTTTCCCACCTCCTCAACTCCGAACCTACTACCATACCTCACTCTTTCAAACTCCCACTTCactaaatttaagatttttgcTTTCCTTAGTAATTGTTTCCCAAGCCCCACTTCGTTTCTAGGCGCTTGCATTTCAcgcactacttttttttttttttaaagctaacttactttttaagttttttttttttgtagtttgtTTTAAGGCCTCCTTGGCCTATTTGGGTGAGATAAGTTTGTGTCTACAGACTTTTCGTGATTTAAACTAGGACATCATCTCCactcctatttttattttatttttaccaaaaaagtttgtttttttatgtgtaaaagtttcatttttattccttaattttaatctatttaattaactttttcagTTGAGTGACATGTTACAAACTATGAGATGTCATGTTATATAGGAATTTGTCACATATCATCCAATCGATTAAGACTATGTTTTGAATATCGTTTGAATCACATTCAGtagttttgtaaattttgagataaaaatacaGATTTGCGCAAGAGACATGAAATATTGACATTCAGACACTAATTAGcatgaaaaactaaaacataaagaTCAACTTGCTCTAATAGATTAAGAGGGCaaagtgaaatttatttattttgaaaaatcaaacttaaaccaaaaataagataaaagatgaaaataatattttaatttctttttaaaatattcacttGGTCTTTATAATTGTTCcagttttaattcttaattaattattgttttagtacTCTTTTATAAGAAACTGTGTATAGTTCCAATTTTTTTAGcaacttattattttaagaaaatttttgtGGCTGTTTTACAGAGActataacttaaaataaaataaaataattataagaaaaaagtaattaattagtttaaattttttttctcttcttgaaAAGATCTATTGAATGTAGATTGGTGGTGATTTATGTTGGATACTAGTCTGTCTAAAAGGGATATTATGGTTGGATTTTAGGATCCCACAGGAAAAGAATGTGCTAGATCTTCTCGGCTTAGGCTTGCTTCAGCTTGCAAATAAATCACTGCCACCTTTATTTACAGATTCGTTTGTCAAAACTCATAACTATTTGTACTACTGCTGAGAAGAAACAAATACAAAGCAAAAGAGaccatcaataataataatatctctCAAAAGGAAAcccaatgatttattttttcggTTACAAACGCATGCAGTGATTTATTTGAAACAATATTCATGATGTTGTTTAACCAATTAAAGGATTACTCGACTTTGGTTATAtgaaaatgttaataatttatatgattcTTTAGTTTTGGTAATATTATCAAGTGGCCAGACCAACCATTAGCTGATAATTTTGagtcattattattataagctCCGTTTCTACTGTTCCATTGAGATTCATCAACTTATCCTCATTCCCCCACCAACTTTATCAAAACCTACTTGGTCACATGAATACTTGTCATCGATCGTTCCCTCCctaattattttcttctctttgattCCAAGTTTCCAGCTTAAGAATTTCGTACAAAAGGAAACATATGAATGTTGCACGTATAAACAATGTGTTTCGGGCATGACCCAGTCTTGTTGTATTGGTTGTCGACGTAACCTTTTATTCTTAAACAAATTCAAGTGCATAATTTAAATGTTGGAACATTATGACAGTCACTTAATATCAAAACTGCTTACGTGAtcctttcctttttctatttttctatatataatgTGCAACCGAAGAGAATTAAAGTAAAGCAAAAATAGAATAATCcaggaaaagaaaagtgaaatgtCATCTTGCCTAACTTAACGGAATAAAAACCCTCCTTTggggttaaaaaaaatcataattcctAAAAGTTCTGTGAGAGGGTGGGGGTGGTTGGGTTTGTTTGCTTCAACAATGCTCTGTCAATGATGTATTAATTTAGTAAAActtaaaacattgaaaaaaaattattgtggtTAAAAAACTATTAGCCGAAAGCTGTCCCTGTtctgtattaaaaatatttggcaATTATTGAACTGATTGATAAATGTAAATGATATGAAAGGATCTATACatataacttttatataaattacttttttaattttataagaatcaaGTTAGAGATTTTGTTTAGCCCTTTGTATAAGAATTAATCTAGTATGTgtcatgtatttatttatttttacaaaaatatatttagttatgaattgtttatgcaagttcaataaataataagtagGATACATTAATATCATAAGTTTTAATTGGAGAGTCTAAATTTACCTTGGTGGAGTATTTTGACAACTTTAGTTTGTCTTTTCAAATGCATAGcggataaaaataaagtaataaatatattattgactagaaagttaaaagaattaaatttgaaGATATATGAGTAATGgtgtaaatttataataacttagcATTTTGTTCAACCAACTGAGTTAGATATTATTGATGGATATTTGTTgtctaaaaataatattcatcaTTATCGcctttaaaaaaaggaaagatatGTCGAGGaaattagtttttctatttttcaaggGATAGGTACCCTTAAAACAAATAGTGAgatattaagaaagaaaatattaaagagactgtcttaaaagaaattttatttcttgGGGCACAGtgtaatttaaagaaaaattattaaaatatcaagtgtaaaaaataataaaaatataagttataagCTTGTATATTACTTTGAGTAGCAtagacaaaattatatatatatatatatatatatatatatatatatatatatatatattagtggaatAAACCTGCTATTTACTAAAtgctttttatttgaaattgttttgaaTACATATAATCTTTCGAGATTGGTCCAAAGATTGTTCATAACTAGTTCATTCAAGTGTGCATTTTGTATGTTTCTTTAGGCATTTGAGGGTTTTATCCCCGAGTTGAGGAGCAACTATTAGCATCATGGGAGTGCCTTAGTGTAATTATGTCCTTCTTTTTAGCTTTCAGCTTCCACAATTCATGACACCCAccaaaaattatcaataacaaACCAAATTCAACAACCAACCTAGGGTATAGGTCAATTTTATTGTCGATAATAACTTGGTCTAAAGAGGTAGGTCTAAATTTGAGCCAACGCAACTTTTCAACCCCAAATCCAAAAGGTGACTAAggcaaaaaaaatcaacatattcACTAGCTAAGAAGCTCAAGAAAGTACACAAACCTTCAACCTCAAGCATAAGGACAAATGATGCCTAAAATCGAGCTATAAATAGACTAAAAAGCTTGAAAGGATATATGTTACTTGAACCTTGAGTCCAAGGACACAAACTTAAAATTAAGCTATAAATCAACTAATGAAAGTGCTCAAAAGGGTATATACAACCCTCCAAACTTGAGCCTAAGGATAAATGAAGTTTAAAGCTAAATAACTCAGAAAGATATACATGTCTCCAACCTTGAGACTTAAAGTAAATAAAGCTTAAAATTGAGCTACA is a window encoding:
- the LOC100815713 gene encoding kinesin-like protein KIN-14I isoform X1 is translated as MAAEAALFFSVASVVEDVLQQHGPRLKDLDLESRKAEEAASRRYEAAGWLRKMVGVVAAKDLPAEPSEEEFRLGLRSGIILCNVINKVQSGAVPKVVESPVDSALIPDGAPLTAYQYFENVRNFLVAVQEIGIPTFEASDLEQGGKSSRIVNCVLALKSYSEWKMSGSNGVWKFGGNLKPTVTSKSFVRKNSDPFTNSLSRTSSLNDKSIAAFNSDVESIKMSGSHSLSMLVRAILSDKKPEEVPTLVESVLNKVVEEFEQRIASQGEQTKVTSRDPVSQSNGSAMADKKGEKKIHVVTKKEDCINKNEVATMVTQRQLMKQQMLFDQQQREIQELRHSLHSTKDGMQFMQMKFHEDFSNLGTHIHGLANAASGYHRVLEENRKLYNQVQDLKGSIRVYCRVRPFFPGQSNHLSAVENIEDGTITVNIPSKNGKGRRSFNFNKIFGPSATQAEVFLDMQPLVRSVLDGFNVCIFAYGQTGSGKTYTMTGPKEITEKSQGVNYRALSDLFLIADQRRDTVHYDVSVQMIEIYNEQVRDLLVTDGTNKRLEIRSSSQKGLSVPDASLVPVSSTIDVIELMNLGQRNRAVGATALNDRSSRSHSCLTVHVQGRDLASGAILRGCMHLVDLAGSERVDKSEATGDRLKEAQHINKSLSALGDVIASLAQKNSHVPYRNSKLTQLLQDSLGGQAKTLMFVHISPESDAIGETISTLKFAERVATVELGAARVNKDSADVKELKEQIASLKAALARKEGESEHSFLGSSEKHRTKASELSPYHINQRGPDAVDQLGCRQPMVEVGNIELRSNTTVRLKTQSFDFDEISANSPSWPPVNNSLAQNYGEDDKESGGSGEWVDKVMVNKQDVNKTENLLGCWQAASNGNLSEAFYQKYLKDSPKMYSEQSDNMFMGANQFNIAGSDDMDELDAATSDSSEPDLLWQFNHSKLSSVTNGIGSKTMRSKAAKNSPELSKSAVHSSPLGPSPSLKNSNGVPHRTGRHTAPVDVKRRTGSRK
- the LOC100815713 gene encoding kinesin-like protein KIN-14I isoform X2, coding for MAAEAALFFSVASVVEDVLQQHGPRLKDLDLESRKAEEAASRRYEAAGWLRKMVGVVAAKDLPAEPSEEEFRLGLRSGIILCNVINKVQSGAVPKVVESPVDSALIPDGAPLTAYQYFENVRNFLVAVQEIGIPTFEASDLEQGGKSSRIVNCVLALKSYSEWKMSGSNGVWKFGGNLKPTVTSKSFVRKNSDPFTNSLSRTSSLNDKSIAAFNSDVESIKMSGSHSLSMLVRAILSDKKPEEVPTLVESVLNKVVEEFEQRIASQGEQGEKKIHVVTKKEDCINKNEVATMVTQRQLMKQQMLFDQQQREIQELRHSLHSTKDGMQFMQMKFHEDFSNLGTHIHGLANAASGYHRVLEENRKLYNQVQDLKGSIRVYCRVRPFFPGQSNHLSAVENIEDGTITVNIPSKNGKGRRSFNFNKIFGPSATQAEVFLDMQPLVRSVLDGFNVCIFAYGQTGSGKTYTMTGPKEITEKSQGVNYRALSDLFLIADQRRDTVHYDVSVQMIEIYNEQVRDLLVTDGTNKRLEIRSSSQKGLSVPDASLVPVSSTIDVIELMNLGQRNRAVGATALNDRSSRSHSCLTVHVQGRDLASGAILRGCMHLVDLAGSERVDKSEATGDRLKEAQHINKSLSALGDVIASLAQKNSHVPYRNSKLTQLLQDSLGGQAKTLMFVHISPESDAIGETISTLKFAERVATVELGAARVNKDSADVKELKEQIASLKAALARKEGESEHSFLGSSEKHRTKASELSPYHINQRGPDAVDQLGCRQPMVEVGNIELRSNTTVRLKTQSFDFDEISANSPSWPPVNNSLAQNYGEDDKESGGSGEWVDKVMVNKQDVNKTENLLGCWQAASNGNLSEAFYQKYLKDSPKMYSEQSDNMFMGANQFNIAGSDDMDELDAATSDSSEPDLLWQFNHSKLSSVTNGIGSKTMRSKAAKNSPELSKSAVHSSPLGPSPSLKNSNGVPHRTGRHTAPVDVKRRTGSRK